The window CACTGTCATATCCTTTTCCCTGATTCCGTTATCGATAATCTTCGCGATCAGCAAGGGCTGTGAAAGCTCCACTGTAAGCTCAATTCCCATCATTACCAGTGCGGCAATAGCAGCTACCCTGTATTTTTTGAGATATAAGAAAATTAGGTTCATCGGCGTTATCCTCTTGTTCTATTCGTAAAGTGCATCCCGCAAACGGGTAGACATTGCTGAGCCTTGTCCGCTCTTCAAAATAACCCTTCGCAGTGCCTTGTTGCTGCGTTGTAGTTCTGCCAGCTCGTCCATCATTTCCGACATTAGGCTTTGCGCCTCTGCAGACAGCCCCCCGTTTTCCATCACCCCAGCCAGTCTTTCTTGGAACTGCTCCAATTTATCCGTCACCTGCCATACTTCCTTCCTAATAAAAGTTCTCCAGCTGAAAACACAAGTGCGTACATTATAACACATCTGCAGAAATGATCCTTTACCTCAGGTGCGCCCGCAGACTGAAAGTTTAGGGGTTCAACATGTTTTCACTAGCTAGCTCGGCTGCTCATATGATACTCTAATAAAGTCGCATTTTTAGGAATACTATACTTCAGGTTATAGAGCGAAAGGATAGATGGACGTGGCACAGTTGTTTTTCAAGTATGGGGCAATGAACAGCGGTAAATCCATTGAGATTCTCAAGGTAGCCCATAATTACGAGGAGCAGGGCAAGTCGGTGCTCATTTTCACTCCATCCCTGGACGATCGGGACGAGGTCGGGTATATTTCCTCCCGCATCGGACTGCGCAAGCAGGCCATACCTGTCGACGAGAATACAGATATTTTCAGCATTGTAAGCCGTAATCTGCCGAAGCCCCACTGCGTGCTGATTGATGAATGCCAGTTCCTCAGCAAAGACTGCATCCTCCAGCTTGTGCGGATCGTGGATGAATTGAACATTCCGGTCATGGCCTTCGGCCTGAAAAATGATTTCCAGAACAATCTTTTCGAAGGCAGCAAGTATATGCTGATTTACGCCGATAAAATTGAAGAGATGAAGACCATCTGCTGGTTCTGCGAACGGAAAGCCACGATGGCGCTGCGGGTTGAGAACGGCAAGCCCGTCTACAGCGGCAAACAAATCCAAATCGGCGGCAATGAAGCTTATTACCCGGTCTGCCGCAAATGTCACAAGAATCCTCCTTTGTAAAAACGCAAAAAGCATTCCGGTACCGCTCTTTTTACGGCCGGAATGCTTTTTTTTTGACGCAAATCTTAGGATTGAATGACCTTGAGTGCCTCATATTCATCTTCTTTGCTTACGAACAGCTCATGTCTAGACGCCATATTTCCGCCATAGTGGTTACGGCTTGATATGACACGCATGCCTCCGTTAATTTTAGAACGGTGCCGGATACCTGCAGCACTAAGCCGGTTCTTGATTAGGAAATATTGCCGCTGGTCAAAAGTCGTAAACAACAGTGTTCTTTCCTGCGGTAAAAAGAAATGCAGTATGCTTTTGGCTAAGCTCATACGCTTCTCCTCCTGTAATTCACCGCTTATTGTCCCGCCGGTCACGCCTGCTTCAAATAACGCTCCTGCAATACATTCATATGATGCCGTTCATGTCCGATGATCACGCAGGCCTGGGCTCTGACTGTCATAGGTACCGAGAAGAACTGGCCAGCCTTGGTCCACGAATCAGCCGGCAGGCTTTCCAGAAGTGCAAGTGTAGACTCACGCACGATCCGGTAATGAAGCAGCATTTCCTTTAAGCTGAACCGGTCGAAATCCCCTGCCGCTACATAATCATTCTCCTCATATCCGGGCAGCGGCGCCTGCTCACCTCTGGCAAAACAAAGCAGGCGGTAAGACATGATCCTGTCGTTATCCGTCAAATGGCCAATCATCTGCTTGATGCTCCACTTTCCCGGGGCGTACCTGTAGCTTCCCTGCTCTTCGGTGAGACCCTCCAGCAGCGCAAAGATTTCTTTTGACTGCTCGCGGAGAATAGTTGCCAAATCTCCCTCAGATGGTACTAAAGAGATGTACGCTGTCTGATACTCCAAATATTCGCTTTTTTCCGGACGCTGATTCATATAAACGGCCCCTTCCACTCCCAATTTTATGAAAAACTAGTCCAAGAGCATAAAATGTTATTGTTGTATTTTAGTATATTATGTATAATCTTTGCAAGATTAAGGAAAAGTTAATCTATTCATCGGGAGTGTAGGCATGCTGGATTTTTTTTTATTCATTTTGTTTTCGGTACTTGAAAGTACCGCGTTATTTTATCTGGCATTCAAGATATTCAAGATTGACCTCTATCCGAAAGAAATTGTTTTTGCAGGTCTAATTATGGCCTTCTTCTCCTATGAAGTACGAATTGAGAGTGGCATGGCAGAAATCGATGTTTTTACCCAGTACCTGCTAGTCTTTTGTTTTATATGGATGCTGTTTCGGATTCATGTTTTTTATGCCGCTATCATGACAGGTATGGTCTACCAGTTCTATATGCTTATCCAATCTTTATTATATTTATTGATGAAACCTATAGGTGTCATCGGCTTAGAGTTCCACTCAGTGACGATAGGAGTATATTTAATGCAAACCCTGTCTGCCTTGACAGCCTTCAGTATAGGACGCTTTATCGGGAAAAGAAGAAAAGGATTTGATTTTATCCCGGACAAGCCTGAAGTGAAATTAGTTATTAACAGTCATAAAAAGATTCTTTTTGCATTAAGCCTCCCTTCTATTCTTATAATCTTCTTAATGATATATCTTTCTGAGAATTTCTCGCAGTTTTTCATTATCATTCCTATTTGTTATGCTGTACTCTTATTCGGATATTTGAATTTCTCATTCAAAACGAACCGCGGTGATGACTTCTGAACAGCCTTGCTATAAAAATTTCAGTCGCCCTGAAGCGGGCCAATCCAGAGGAAACCTGCTCTGTTGAAATCATGCAATATGCCCTGAACATCATCCTAAATACCCTGCTAACCATCACAGCTTCCCTTGCCCTTGGCTGGCTGTTTAATAATTTCACTCAAACATTAATCTTTTACTTCTGTTTTTCTGTACTGCGTCTATGTTCAGGAGGCTTTCATCTTAAAACAGCAGCAGCCTGCAACGTTGTTACCACTTTAATTTGTGTAGCCCCCCCCTTATTAATAAATATCACTGGGACCTCGCTTTGGATAATAAATGCTTTATCCTTTTTCATTATGCTTTTATTTGCCCCCAACCCGGATAAAAATGCACAAATTCCGTTCAGATATTATCCAGGGTTGAAGCTGGCTTCCATAGTATTGGTAGGGTTGAACTTTTTTATTGGCTCGTCTGTCATTGGATTGGCTTATCTCGTGCAATCCTTAACAGTAATTCCATGGAAAGGGAGGTTAAAAGTATGAAATCATTCATTGCTAAGCAAACTTCTTCAATGCTTGAAGCATCCGCCCGATTCTTCGCTACTGTTATGAAGATTGGTCTGCACAGCCCGGAAGCACCTAAAGAATTGCGTAAGTAATCAAACAAGGATGGGGAAAACATGCGTGTCTTACAAAACGACGGCTCCTCCCTGGATATTAGGGAAGAAGATATATTGTATTTCTCAAGTTTTAAGAATGCAATATTCGTCCATACGAAAGAAGGCGAGTTTGTTCTCCCCACTACTCTTTCCGATCTGTTGATTGCTTACAAGGGTAAAGGATTCGAACGCCTTGACCGTAACAATGTTGTCAGTCTTGACAAGGTTGACAAGTACGACGCCGAGCGGAAAATCGTTCATTTTTCCCAAGCCGAACAATTTGCGACTGTCTCGGAGTCTAACGAACCTCGCATCAAAAGATTTCTGGCTTCCCGCATAAAAGAATCCGCAGACTGAGCGTCTGCGGATTTTTAGTTCTCTATTAATCCCAGCGTCTAGCAGACACCGGGATTATTTTCAATTCAATATTAGCAATAATAAACCAAATATTATTACATATTCATCCTGTTTTGTAAAGGGTGATTCGCAGGGTGAATGCCAGGAGACGGATAACCTTCCAAATGGTACCATTTAAATAGATTAGCTACAATTTAAATCATTATACTATTTGATGGAGGAATCTAATGGATTATTATTTTCATCCTTCTCCGCGACCCTCATCACTTGAATTATTATCTGACGAGCAGTTGTTGAATATCTATGAATTAGCGGTGGAGGCAAAAGCTTCGCCTGATTTTATTGAAATCATAGTAAGTGTTCTATCTGGAAGAAAATCTGCAGCCTCGAAGATTCAGGATGTGTGAGCACACTATTCCGGCCCACTTCTACATAATTCTTTTCAATAACCATATCTAAAGAAGCCATCCCTCACTTCCGTGAAGAGGATGGCTTCTTTGCATGCGGACCGGAACACATCGAGATACTCGTCCGGCTACTCGATAAATTCAGTTTTGAACACATTATCCAATTTCCCGCCAAGTCTTTTTTTGAGCGGCACCTTAATATCACGGCCAAGTTCCTTGAAGAAGGTATCCACATCACATTTCACATTCTGTGCCATAGCAATAACCGTTCCGTCACCTACGATGTTCTGGTTTACTTCAAGAGGCACATCGACTTCGATGTCGTATTTCTTGGTTAGGGTTTTGATGTACCGGGCGAAAATCTCCAGTAGCTCTTCATTGTTGAAATTTTCGATTGCGGCTTTTCCCTTGGTGGTAAATTTCATGTTAATTCTCATTAATAGATATCCCCTTTTCTGTCGAACCATTTTTTGTTGGTTTATGGATCAAGATGAATAGATGGCTGCAAGAAAGGGCAACATTATTCATTTTTGAAAACTGGTTGTACCGGCTCACAGCTATTTAAAAGCCCCTTTAACCTGCTGCGCCTTAAACTGGGTAAATTCCTTCAAAGCCTGAATAATCTCGTCCTGCTCCTCTTCCTTGAGCTCGTAGATATACTCCCTCAGCCACTCCCCGAACAGATAGGCTTGCCGGCCTTTGCGGGGCTGCTTCCGCAGTGAATCCAGATTTCCTTCAAACTTGTCATTGAGTACATCCGTAAGATTATATTTCTCAATTTTTTCTATTACCATTCCTGCCCCATATTCCGTTTCATAAACGATCACTTCGTCTGAATCAAACGAAACATAAGACGTCTCCTTACCTTCCTTAGCCCGAAACGCCTTCAGCTTATTAAAAGCTGTCTCATATCTGTAATCCTGTGACTGCTTGTATCCCTGCTTCAACGTCTTAATATATTCAATATCAGGCATGTAATCGGCCAGGTGGTACATCCGGTTCTTGAGATCACTTCCGAGCGCTTCGATTATTTTGTCCAGGTTGTCTTTTAGAGGAATGCTTTCTCCCCGTTCAATCTTGCTGAGCTGTGAGTAGCTGATGCCGCTCTTCTCTTCCAGACCCCTTAAGGTCAAACCTCGCGCTTTCCTGAAGTGCCGGATAAAGTCTCCGAGCTCATCGGGATAATGATCGAAATCGTTCATGGGGTCACCTCTACCTCTATCATAACACAAGATAACACTTTGTGTTTCAATATAACAATTAATACCTGATTATTTACTCACCATTCTTGCCTAATGTCCTTCGATTTAGAAGGATACATTGTATATAACGCTACCGCTAAAGCCGGAAGAATAAGCGCAGAAACAGCTAAAGCAATCTGATAATTATTTCCGCCAAAAACAAATAAATTAATAATCATTAAAAAGAAAAGTATAAAATATTTAAAAAAGTTCTTAATAATTTCTAATGGAATCCCCAAAATTAGCCAAACAATCTTTAGCTTCAAGCCCTCTTGGAATCCCTGAATATAATCTGCCCATACACTTTTCAAGCCAGACCAAATGATTTTTCCCGTCAAGGCTACCCCATTTTGTATTCCGTGTAATACCGTAAGATCAGTATTAATGGATGTATATATATGGGGGAATTCTCCCGTAAAATTCATATTGAATACTTTAATCTCCAGCGAAGCCCCGCTAGGGATAAAAATTTCAGTCGCCCCGCCGTATACAAGTAACCCCAAAATGATAAATAAAATTAACGTGCTCCACACTTTATTTTGATTATCAAACATATGATTGCTCCTCATAACTATATTGCTCAATAATACGATAACTGGTCATAATAAAACACTCCTTCATTGGATTCTGATACCCAATAAAGGAGTGAAATTTATACATATACTGAGAAGAAATAGATCGGCTTAAAAACCTCACGTATCCTGCTCCTTACCCTTTCAAGACACCTTATGCTCAATCCGCAGCTTGTCGGCTACCATGGCAATAAATTCCGAGTTAGTCGGCTTAGATTTGGAGATATTAATGGTATAGCCGAACAGGTGGGAGATGCTGTCGATGTTGCCACGGGTCCAGGCGACCTCAATTGCATGGCGAATGGCCCGTTCTACGCGGGATGGAGTGGTCTTGAACTTCTCCGCAATGGCTGGGTAGAGCGTTTTGGTAATGGCTCCGAGAATTTCAATATTGTTATAGACCATCGTAATCGCTTCACGCAGATACTGATAGCCTTTGATATGTGCGGGTACACCGATTTCGTGGATGATCGAAGTAATATTGGCATCCAGATTCTTGCCCTTGGAGAGCGGCACAACATTGTTATTGGAAGATGCTCTTGAACCGGAATAATTGGACATGTTCGGGGAACTGCTCATACTGCCCTGTGCACCGACCAGCTGACGCACACGGTTGGCCAGCACTTCCATATCGAACGGCTTCAAAATATAGTAAGAGGCGCCAAGCTGCACAGCCCGTTGAGTGATGTTCTCCTGGCCGAATGCAGTCAGCATAATAATCTTTGGTTGAGGATTAAGATCCATATCACGCAGGCGTTCCAGAACGCCGAGTCCGTCCAAATGCGGCATGATAATATCGAGGATTAGTACATCGGGAATTTTTCTTGCCCCGCTAAGCATTTGAAGCACTTCTTCACCATTGTAGGCGATGCCCGTAACGGTCATATCTTCCTGTTCCGTAATGTATTCGGCAAGCAAGTTTGTAAATTCCCTATTATCATCGGCCAACAACACTTCAATATTCTGCACTGGCTGCTTCCTCCTTATTCATCTCTGCGATTTCTAAGTAACATTTATCTGTCCTCCCTTACATTTTCGACATGCACTCTAAATATCCTTCTGTCGAAAATTATTTTTCTTTATTTTTTTTCGGCGTTGGATTATAATTAATTATTTTATTTCATCTTTCGATGTTTATCGCTGAGCTTCGACAAAAAAATCTTAAGGCTATACCGCCTTAAGATTGTAGGGAGAACCTTCTATTTGCTCTGCTACACCGGAGTCTTTGAGCATCCATTCGATGAAGCAGCCATACCCCGATTTGGGATCATTGACGAATACATGGGTTACCGCTCCGATTAAACGTCCGTCCTGCACAATAGGGCTGCCGCTCATGCCTTGCACAATGCCGCCGGTCTTCTCAATCAAGCGCGGGTCGGTAATGCGCAGCACCAGCCCTTTGGTTGCCGGCGTCTGCTGATGCGCTACATGGATGATCTCCACATCAAACCGCTCCACCTGCTGCCCGTCAACCACGGTTAGAATCTGCGCCGGACCTTCCTTCACTTCATTGCTCATTGCAACCGGAATCGGCTGTTTATAAAGACTGTGCTCGGGGTTCCTGGTCATTTTGCCGAAAATTCCGAAATCCGTATTGCTCTGCACATTCCCCAGCACCTGGCTCTCCTTGAGAAAAACAGCACGCTTCTCTCCGGGATCACCATCCTGGCTCTTGGAGATCGAGGTTACAGTGGATTGCACGATATGACCGCTGCCCACCACAATCGGAGTACCGGTGTTCATGTCCGTAATGACATGGCCCAGAGCGCCATAAACTCCCTGCTCCGGAGCATAAAAGGTTAAGGTGCCGACACCCGCCGCGGAATCACGGATATAAAGCCCCAGTCTCCATACCTTGTCATTACGGTCATAAGCGGGAGTAAGCCTGGCTGTATGCTCTTTACCGCCGCGTTTGTACACGATGGTCAGAGTGTCTCCTGCTTTGCCTGCACGCTCCACCAGCTTCGCTACCTTGGATACCTCGTCCAGCTTCACCCCGTCAATGGAGACCATCAGGTCACCCGGAACAAGCCCGCTGTTCTCTCCGGGGGAAAGCTTGGACTGCTCAGACACTTCAATCAAATGATGGCCAACAACAAGTACACCTGCAGATTTTACTTTCACGCCAATCGTCTGACCTCCCGGAATAACCTTAAGCTCCTGGTCAGTTCCTTGCACCTGCTTGTTCAGTTGATCAAGCGGTGCAGCATAGCTCTGAAGAGGTCCCGTTATGCCTGATAAGCTTAGAAAGAAGGCAAATAAAAGACCGGGCATTAACTTCCTGAGGTTCGGCTTCAATGGCTGTCACGCTCCCTTTTGCTTCTTTCGCTTGACGAAAAAGGTGGTCGCCAATTGCGTACCTATAAGATAACCTTGCCCCCAGGCTTTTATTACTGTCAATCATTGTCCCGCTTACCCTATGGCTGCTTTGCTGGCCTCGGCCAGACCGAGCATTTCCTGTGCGTGATGCAATGTTTTTTCGGTAATTTCCACGCCGCCCAGCATGCGGGCAAGCTCCATGACTCTGCCTTCTGCTGTGAGGGAGTCCACTTCGGTCATTGTGCGCCCGTCCTCGACTTTTTTGCGGATCAGATATTGATGGTCGGCCATACAGGCCACTTGCGGCAGATGCGTAATGGAGAACACCTGGCACGTGGAGGACAGCTTGTACAATTTATCGGCAATGGATTGGGCTGCACGTCCGCTGACCCCGGTATCCACTTCATCAAAAATCAGCACAGGTATAGCATCCGTCCGGGCAAAAATACTCTTCATCGCCAGCATAATCCGTGACAGCTCCCCGCCTGAGGCGATTTTGCCTAGCGGTCTAAGCGGCTCCCCCGGGTTCGGGGAGATCATAAATTCGGCGCTGTCGATTCCTTGCCGGGTCAGCCGGTAACGGCGGTCCTGATATTCTACGCCCCGCGGATCCTCCAGCGTATCCAGCTTTACCTGGAGCGACGTCCGCTCCATCTGCAGATCCTTGAGCTCGCCTTCAACCTGAGTAGAGAGGTCTGCCGCACACTGACTTCGTGCCCTGCTAAGTGCCCGTGCTGCTTCCATTAAGGTGCTGAGCAGTCCATCCCGCTTCACAGTCAGCTTCTCGATGTATTCATCCTTATTCTCCAGCAGATCCGTCTCCCGGTGAATCTGTTCGTAATAGGCCAGAATCTGCTCGACACTGTCCCCGTATTTACGGCGCAGGCCGGTGATCAGATCAAGGCGGTTCTCGATCTCCTCCAGCCGGGCCGGATTGAACTCGATATCCTCCCGGTAGTCCCGCAGCTGAAAAGCGGCATCCTCCAGCTGATAATAGGACGACTGCAGCTGATCCAGTACCGAGCGCAGCCCCTTCTCATCGTAACGGACCGCATCCTCCAGCCGGGAGATGACGTTACCGATGGACTCCAGGCCCTGCCTGTCATACAACAGCTCGTATGCGCCGGATACCGAATCCATCATTTTCTCGCTGTGGGATAGTTTGACCCGTTCTTCGGCAAGTAATTCATCTTCTCCCGGTTTTAATCGCGCAGAAGAAATTTCCTCCAGCTGAAAACGGTACAAATCCAGCATTTGATACGCTTTTTGGCTGGATTCCTGAAGTTCCCGCAGTTCTTTTTCCACCTTGGCAAACGCGGAATATTTCTCTTGATAATCGGCTTTGAGCGGTCCGATTATGGCTTCGCCATATGTATCCAGCAGCCCGAGATGACGCTCCGCCTTAAGCAGATTCTGGTGTTCATGCTGGCCGTGGATATTTACCAGCTGCTCACCGATTTCACGCAGCATGCTGAGATTAACCATCTGCCCGTTAACGCGCGAGGTGCTTTTGCCAAGGGAGGTGATTTCTCGGCGGATGACCAGATGCTCTTCACGATGACCCCCGATGCCCAGACGCTCCAGCGTTTCCCACACCGGATGGCCGGCGGGCAGACTGAACAGCGCCTCCATCTCTGCCTTTTCGCAGCCGTAGCGGATGGAATCCGCGGAACCGCGGCCGCCGGCAATGAGGCCCAGCGCATCGATAATGATCGATTTCCCGGCACCGGTCTCCCCTGTAAGTACATGAAAACCAGGATAAAAATGCACATCTACCGCTTCAACAACGGCTAGATTGCGGATCGACAAGGTCTCTAACACGAATACTGCACCTCCGGAAAGATGTTTCCCATGAATGTATTGAACTTGTTTAAATTGAAATTAGGAGATATATCCCATTATTTGCGCAATTACGTTCTTGCTGTCTTCCGGCTGCCGGCAAATAATCAGAATGGTATCGTCACCGGAAATGGTGCCCATAATCTGCGGCCAGTCAATATTGTCAATCAGCGCCGCCACCGAGTTAGCCGTTCCCGGAAGACATTTCATAACCACAAGGTTGCCGGAGTAATCAATCTGGACAAAATTATCCACCAGCACTCTTTTTAGCTTCTGTGTCGGATTATAGCGCTGGTCGGTCGGAAGCGAATATTTATATCTTCCGTCATCCATCGGCACCTTGATCAGCAGCAGCTCCTTGATGTCCCTGGATACTGTTGCCTGGGTAACCTGGAAGCCCGCTTCACGCAGTGAATCCACCAACTCATCCTGTGTTTCAATGTCTTTCTGTGTAATGATCTCACGGATCTTGATATGCCTGTGTCCCTTCATTATTGCCTCCTGTATTTAAAAGATGAACATTAATTGGATTCCCCGTCATCCCTGCCGAGCGAAATCACATGTATGGCAGACGATACGGTATTGACATACAGCACGCCGCTGCAGTCAGGGTAAATCAGTAAATACGGCAGAAGTGCATCCCGGAGCGCGCTGCCGGTGAATTCCAGCTCCTTACGGGGACGGGATAAAATCACCAGGTAAAAGGAATCCTCTTCTTTGCTGGCCACATAGTCGATAAACAGCCTGCTGTACATTGAAGATCCGTCAACATTAAAAGCAAGCGGGATTTTCAGTTTGCCGCCAATCACCTCGTACCCTGCTGCTTCGAGCCACTCAATGGAAGGATGCGGCGTAATCACACTGTTGATCGGCACCCGGTCCTTCAGGAAGGACCGCGGTGAACTCTGCAGCCATATATAGATCCGGTAAACCAGAAATATCGCAACCGCCAGTCCAATGAGCACCATAACGGTTTTATCAGAGCTTGCCAACACAATCACCTCGGTGATTTATTCGCTTGAGCAGCGCTGAAATCCTGCTTTTGGGATGCAGACTTCTCCATTCAAGCAAAAGAAACTCATCGTTTTTTCGATGAGTTTCCGTTGGTGTTCGCAGTAAAGGTTGCTGTGGCTTCCTTGATAACATCATCAGCCAACGCTGCGAAATTGTCATTAGGGCTGAGGGGAGCAGCCGCTGCTTCCAGCTGCGCTTCACCTGCGGCATCCTCTGCTTCAGGCAGCAGCTTCCAATGCGCCAGGAACTCAATGTTGCCTTCCCCGCCGGTAATCGGCGAGAACGTCAGGCCCTCCAGCCGGTAACCAAGCCCTGCAGCCATAGTCAGCACATTCACCAGCACTTCCTTATGAACCGCCGGATCACGCACCACGCCGGATTTGCCAACCTTCTCACGTCCTGCCTCGAACTGCGGTTTAATCAGTGCGGCAATGTCCGCCGGACGGTTCAGCAGTGCCTTGAGCGGAGGAAGGATAATTTTGAGCGAGATGAAGGATACATCAATGCTCGCGAAGTCCGGAACCGGACCCTGCAGGTCAGGAGGCGTCATATAACGGAAATTGGTCCGTTCCATCACGCTGACCCGCTCATCATTGCGCAGGCTCCAGTCCAGCTGGTTATAACCGACATCAATGGCATAGACGTAGCTTGCCCCGTTCTGCAGCGCACAATCAGTAAACCCGCCGGTGGAAGCCCCAATATCGAGCATAATCCGTCCATTCAGGCCGATCTCAAACTTGCGTAAAGCCTTCTCCAGCTTGAGGCCGCCGCGGCTGACATAAGGATGCACGGCGCCCTTCACTTTCAGGGTGGAGCTGCGGGGCACCTTCATGCCGGCTTTCTCGATCCGTTCTTCATCCGCCAGAACAAGACCGGCCATAATCGCAGCCTTAGCCTTCTCCCGGCTTTCATAAAAGCCTTGCTCCACTAACAATACATCTATCCGTTCTTTAGGGTGTTCCATGTTCATCTCCCGATCATTCTTGGGCTAACGAGTTTCTCTTCCGGACTTTAGGAAGTAGAAGTCGTCTTGTAGGTATATTTGCTGAGCGCCTTCATCGCTTTAATGCGTGCACACAGCGCTTCAACGGTAAGTCCGGTCTGCTGGCGCTGCTCCTTGACGGAACCGTGCTCGATAAAGATATCCGGAACGCCCATTAAATGGACACGGGCATCATAAATTTCTTGTTCCGAAAAGAATTCCAGCACTGCGCTGCCAAGGCTTCCCGCCTGGCTGGCTTCCTCCATCACTACCATAGAGGTTCCGGCATGGGCCAGTTCCAGCAGCATGGTATTGTCGAGCGGTTTCAGGAATCGTGCATTCACTACACCCACCTGAATGCCTTCTCGCTTAAGCACCTCTGCTGCTTCTTCCGCCACCTGAACCATCGGGCCGCAGGCCAGCACCGCATAATCGTCACCAGGCCGCAGCCGCTCCCAGGAACCGATCGGCAGAACGCGCAGTTCGGGATCCAGTGCCACACCGGTTCCGTCAATACGGGGATACCGGTAGGCAATCGGCCCGTCGTTATATTCCAGCGCTGTCTTCATCATATGGCGAAGCTCGTTCTCATCCTTCGGCATCATCATGACCATATTCGGAATATGACGCATAAAGGCAATATCGTATACCCCTTGATGGGTCTCGCCGTCAGCACCGACAAAGCCTGCCCGGTCAATCGCGAACATGACATTGGCGTTATGGCGGCAAATGTCATGGACGATCTGATCGTAGGCCCGCTGCATAAAGGTGGAGTAGACGGCGTACACCGGCTTCATCCCCTCCATGGCGAGTGCTGCGCAGAGCGTCGCGGCATGCTGCTCGGCAATACCGACATCGATCATCCGGTCAGGGAATTCCTTGGCAAACGGAAACAGTCCTGATCCGCCCGGCATTGCCGGAGTCACAGCAATGAGCCGTTTGTCCTCATGGCCCAGTTCAATCAGCGTCTGGCCGAACACTTCCGTGTACATCGGATTGCCGACA of the Paenibacillus pedocola genome contains:
- the ahrC gene encoding transcriptional regulator AhrC/ArgR encodes the protein MKGHRHIKIREIITQKDIETQDELVDSLREAGFQVTQATVSRDIKELLLIKVPMDDGRYKYSLPTDQRYNPTQKLKRVLVDNFVQIDYSGNLVVMKCLPGTANSVAALIDNIDWPQIMGTISGDDTILIICRQPEDSKNVIAQIMGYIS
- a CDS encoding TlyA family RNA methyltransferase, whose translation is MEHPKERIDVLLVEQGFYESREKAKAAIMAGLVLADEERIEKAGMKVPRSSTLKVKGAVHPYVSRGGLKLEKALRKFEIGLNGRIMLDIGASTGGFTDCALQNGASYVYAIDVGYNQLDWSLRNDERVSVMERTNFRYMTPPDLQGPVPDFASIDVSFISLKIILPPLKALLNRPADIAALIKPQFEAGREKVGKSGVVRDPAVHKEVLVNVLTMAAGLGYRLEGLTFSPITGGEGNIEFLAHWKLLPEAEDAAGEAQLEAAAAPLSPNDNFAALADDVIKEATATFTANTNGNSSKKR
- the dxs gene encoding 1-deoxy-D-xylulose-5-phosphate synthase, with the translated sequence MLLPNINDPKQLKTLSVPELDTLAEEIRRFLIEKLTVTGGHLGSNLGVVELTLALHYCYDSPRDKMIYDVGHQAYVHKILTGRQDRFDTLRKKDGLCGFVKRSESEHDVWEAGHSSTSLSAAMGMAMARDLKGEDNKVIAVIGDGALTGGMAFEALNHIGHERRKLMVILNDNEMSIAPNVGAMHNYLSKIRSDRHYLRAKDEVEGLLRRIPAIGGKLAKTAEKLKDSLKYMMVPGVLFEELGFTYLGPVDGHDIEKMIETFHQADNVSGPVLVHVLTTKGKGYKPAETDFYKSHAISPYKIESGQSLKAVGNPMYTEVFGQTLIELGHEDKRLIAVTPAMPGGSGLFPFAKEFPDRMIDVGIAEQHAATLCAALAMEGMKPVYAVYSTFMQRAYDQIVHDICRHNANVMFAIDRAGFVGADGETHQGVYDIAFMRHIPNMVMMMPKDENELRHMMKTALEYNDGPIAYRYPRIDGTGVALDPELRVLPIGSWERLRPGDDYAVLACGPMVQVAEEAAEVLKREGIQVGVVNARFLKPLDNTMLLELAHAGTSMVVMEEASQAGSLGSAVLEFFSEQEIYDARVHLMGVPDIFIEHGSVKEQRQQTGLTVEALCARIKAMKALSKYTYKTTSTS